The DNA window gcccctttttcttttttctttcctttttcgaCGGGACAGGGCACACTACTAGTACTGCTATATTGCCCCCAACTTGTTACTTGGTGTGGCGGCAGCGTGTTATTGATCGGGGATCCTGTGGAGTAGTAGTATATTATTGGATCACTTTGTGGTAGGATTTGGCGAAAAATTCGTGTGTTGCAACTAGGGCTAGCTGCTTTTCCCTTTGAACTTTTGAGCCCAATACTTCTTTTCCAGGGTAGGTTCCCAAGCACCTAAACGTTGTACATACCCATTAGATGCAGATTCAGCGGGCTCATGTTTATTCTCCTAATctgagagcatctctaagagaatAGGTAAATTTCGATCTCTAATCCATGGTGGTTTTCAGGCTTCAAAATGTGTGCCGGCAGCCGGTCCCGGTAGGGTGTGTAAAACAACCAAGTCACCTGTAtggtttcttttttctttttcttttctttttttttttttggcttcagcAACAGATCAACGTCAAGACATGCCTGGCACAAGTAAAACAGCGGTCACCTCACCTGTGCCGTCCTTGCTTTTGTGATTCAGTGAGAATTGAATGGAGCAACAACAAAAGGTACTATTCCATGGAGATGCAAAGGCAAAAAAAGGAGACCACGAGCGCGGGTACTTCTGATGGCGAGCGAAGTTGGCTCGCTTCATTTGCCGACCGAAAATCACGGATTAGCCTACTCTGCATTTTACAGATGCAGTTGGCGAGGCTGTTGGAGTTTGTTTTCCCCCAGTTTTACAGATAGAGAGCGAGATACATTGACTGTTAGGGTTGCTCTGAGCTCTTTACTCACTGCTACTTATCAGGAACTCACAATGCAGAAATTACCCGTAGTTTGTGTAGCTTCAAAACCTCACGATAAGAAACCATCATCTAGGGCGGACTCAGTACACAAGAACCGGGGGCACGTGTCCCACTCAAATTCTAGGCTTCCAAAGAAAATAGGTCAGCAATCCTCCAGGTCAAGCACTCTTAGCAAGGTGAAGTTGCCTAGTTGGTCGAGGAGGAGCTTGTTCCCATACGGTTAGAACATGCTCAGCGACCAAACATCTCCTTCTTGCATGGAGTCTCCTTGTCCCCCACTAATATGCATATTGGTTCTGTTGTCCATTGCGCTCTCATGGATGGAGAGGCGACATACTCGGACTTTGACACCGTCACCTCGAGAAGCATATCATGCCTGACAGCACTCCAACTTTCCATCTTATTCGAAAGGATTTTCGTCGTCACGCCAGTTCATTCATCCCTGCACAGAAAAGATCTTGTTTCTACTCAACAACTCGTCGAAGTAGGATTTGGCAACCTCCAGCATGGTCAGCTCCCGTTTCTCGGCGACCAATCCTTTTATGATTCATCTATGTAGAAGTCGGCCCTTCCTTATCGCATAGTGCTCAGGGAAGATACTAAGGTACATCATGCAAGACTTGAGTTCATAAAGGCAGGTGGTTTTAGCTGAGCGTAATTACCCAACTCATGCCCTCAAGGGTAGGGTGCATCTCCATCTGCGAACCCATGGGTCTGCATATTGTTTCGCACTTCTCTTTGCTCTCTGAAGACGTGTAGCCTGCTAGAAAGCTAGCGATGCTAACGATCGCCAATGGCAGCCCGCCATATTTTCTTAGGGTACTCTTCATTGCTATTTTGTAGTCGACACTGGGGCATTTGGCATGCTGAGGTTACAACTTCACGGAGTCTTCTTGGCTCAGGGGCTGGATATGATAGATGTATTCTCCGCTAACCACCTATTAAAAATGGCTTCACTGTTTAAACAGAAAACGGGAAGAGAAGTTCTAAACGGAACGGAGGTAGCTAGAGACGATTAGACGTACAGATTAGACATCCATTTAATTCACCGTTTAGTCATTAAAAGGATCTCCACGTAACAAAATATATATGGTGTTTGGAGGGATTTAGTTTCCTTCCTCAAATTCTTTTATATCTGCTAGAATACTTTACATGCCTAAATGTGTATACTTCATTACTAGCatatttgatatttatatgcataAATATGTATATATTGGTAATAGTACACAAAACCATTTAGACTTTTTTTTTAACTCCATTACTCGGGCCacaatataaaaaataaaaaattgccCTTTAACTGATTATTCGTATTTTTTTTAGGATAACACTATCTTCACCCACCATTGTCCCATTGTCTCATGTAACGGGGTTAAACTCTAGGAGAGACCACCACGCATTGCAAATTACAGCTATCGTAAGAGACATTTGCTGGTAAAAAGGTCTTAGATCACAGATCTTAGGCTTTACTTGGAtcaattattttttttataagcTGCAATAGCTGGAGTGGGTGGTTGAATAGTTCAAAATAAAGTCTAAATTGGACTATAAGCAGCTGGGTTGTTTGGATCAATTTATTTTAGTTGATCCAAACAGGATTTAGTCTTAGTGTGATAAAGGAGAAAAATATCCTAGCACATCATATCTTTTTCTAACAAATATCATGGGACGACGGAATCTACGCTCGCACGGAGCGCTACGTGCCGACTACAGTCGTCGGTGAGTTAATGGGCGGATAGTAACCCCTCAGTAAAATACTTGCGAGAAATGAAAGCGTAACTTTCCGCGTCAATCGGTCGGGCGGTCGAATCCACCGGCCGGTAGTCGAGACGATCATCCGTCGAATCCTCACCTTTCTGGAATGGAAAAAAGAAACCTCCGTCATGTCATCCACGACGACATCCTACCTTTGACTCTTGCAATCTGTTGTAGCTAGATCGATACTATATCGTCGACTGATGATCCACCCATCTGTCAAAAAATATTTATTCCTCTTATAACCACTGCCGATGCTGCTGCAGTAGTCGTCACGTACAATCAGTCGTCCATCAACACGTCCAGATAGTGCTTCCTTTGATCGTACCAGTAATTTTCTAGAGACTGAAAACTGAACGATTCAGATAATCACTTTGAGAGTTCATGACCCAGACGAGAATGCGAGAAAAGTATAGAGACCCGTGATATTTCATTCTTTTGTAAATATATAAACCCATCAAAATGTAGTATGGATAAACTTATTCTTTTATGAACAAACAAGCACGAGACTGTGCAGCAATTCGATTAATACAGCAGGAAAATACTAGTAGGCAGCCCTAGGAGACCAACTACAGGGATAAAACTAAGACACAAGACGACATACCATAGGAAAGGAAACTAGGTGCCCATAATCAAGGCCGTGTCAAAAACTTTGCACTAGTACGTGAAACCCCAAGTTCTCGCTTCTTCTTTGATTTTTTGGACGAGGTCTAGTGGCGATGACTCATTTCGTTGAAATATGCGTGATTTTCTCTCTATCCAAATCTCCAAAATTACTAGAAGCAAGAGGGGAGCGGAGACCCTTCAGTGGGACCCCAGGCAACAACAATCATCCACCCATCCTTGACAGAGGGCAAAAGGGCCACTCCTGTGGCTCAAGCTGAGGCAGGCATAGCCAGATGGCGATGCAACTCTAGATGCGCATGGAATAACGATATTCTACAATGATATGGTGTGCCATCCCCAAGGCATGCCGACAAAGGGGACAGGAAGCGTTTCTTGTCCATATGGAGGTAGTGTAAGTTTTTTTTACGTGAATAAACTTATACTACTTCCAACTAAAAAGGATGCAATTCTGGATTTAGATTAAGTCAAACTTGCTTCCATTTAACTAATTAGTTTATAGAACTGACATTTATGACCCGAATAgtcatattataaaaatatattttataataagtCTAATTATAATTGTTTGGtgtcataaataataatattttttatatttaaTTGGTATCATAAATAGCATTATTATTTGTAATATATTTATTTAAAATTTTAAAGTTGAGATGGATTGACTTGTTAGAATTGCATCATTTTTAGGAGGCACGGGGTATTTATACAAGATCGCGAAAAGCAGACAAATGATTAACCAAACTGAATAGTGGAAGTAAACGGGCAGCCATCGGCGTTGGCTCGCCGTCGCCATCGGCGTTCAGATCGATCGCAGGACTGAATGTTTTTTTTAGCTTATTATTTCCGCCCTTATGGCAGTTAAATCAATCGACGGAGCTATTAGCTAGTCAGCTAGGCGCGCTCGCGTTAATTAATTAGATTGATCGGACATGCACGGAGAGAGGTGAAAGTGAGATAAAACCCGTCTCGTCGCCCGTCCGTCGAACGCTACGTGAGGCCCGCCGGCGGCCGCATCACGCCCGCCCCGACCACCGCTAGCTCCGGCCACTCCCTGGGCGACACAACTCGGCGTTCCCCATCGCTCGTACAGCCCGGCAGTACACACACCCCGTCAAACTAATCCGCGTCTAATCACGCGTTAATCCCACTGTTAATCAAGTCGTGCGCGTACAGTGATGTCTAGCTTGCTAGAGCTagctaggaggaggagtaggctaGCTAGCTACCGACCTACTACTAACGCCTAGAGCTCGCTGGCTactggcaggcaggcaggcaggaagGCAGGCCCGTCAAAGAAGAACAACGACTGAACAAGCAAGCAATAAGTTAAACCTTATGATACTCCGTACGTACTAGCTAGTAGATGATGATGATACTGTGCGTGACGCAGAttttcactactggaaacagcaacattgccgagggcaaaagactttgccgagggcctgatttcgggcactcggcaaatcgtttctttgccgagggccgccctcggcgAATCTTAGCCCTCGGCAACGGCTCGTTCGCCGAGGGCCCGACCCTCGGCAATCAACGACCCACGGCAAAGGCCcacctttgccgagggtcgggccCTCGGCACAGTACCGCCTCTCGGCGACCTCGGCCGAGCGTGACGGCGGCACCGgccgtcagcctttgccgagggctcggcgttaggccctcggcaaagaatttggaaataaaaaaataaaactctttgccgagggcccgttgtacaggccctcggcaaatattttgAACGGGATGGCGCCGGcggaaataaaaaagaaaacatctttgccgagggccttggatgttggccctcggcaaagaaattaaataaaaaaataaaaaaatctttgccgagggctctggatctaggccctcggcaaagagggcccCCATATAAAAAAGGGAACGGCCGGGCGGGCGGCCTTATCCCAAGCCGCGCCCGCCCGAGCCGCCACTGCCGCTggtcagccgccgccgccgccgcgcacgccaccgcgcgctcggccgccgcgaggacgccgccgccgcgcgcttgcccgccgccgccgcgcaggccgccgccgcgcacgccaCACCGCGAGGAGCCAACGGGAGGAGGGGGACCCAAACGATCGGGACGCCGGAGGAGGAGCAGCGCCGTTCCGCTTCGCCGGAGCAACAACCGCGGGCGCGGAGAGGCCCGCCCGCCAGCAAGCGCAGGCGCAGGTAACCGCAACccctctcctcctcccctcccctcccctcccctccgcggCGCCGGCGGTGACACGCACGCGGGGCTCGCCTTACGCACCGCGCGCGGCAGGCAGTACGGCGCCCGGCGGCTGCCTGCTCGCCTCGCCGCCCAGACGCAGCGCGTGTGTGCGTGGTTGTCGCGAGTCGTTTCCTTCTGGGGGGGGGTCTCAGTCAGATCCCGTGGCCTCTGCTCTGCGATGCCTCAGTAGGAGGTAAGTGCCCGTTTCAATCTTAGACGAGTGCGGATTCGGCCAGCGCAGTCCAAATTGGTCGTTTTACTCCGCCCCTCCTAGATTTTGGTCCTGGATCCTGCACTTGGATGGAGGGGGCGTGGGAAATCCATCCCTGTAGTTGGAGATATAAATGAAAATGTTGAtattttttattatataaaaatatCAAATGTTATAGTAGACATTGACGATGTGATTGTTGTTGTGTTTGTCCGTCGGTCCATCTAACGCTGAGCCTCCAATGGTGTTTGGCCTCGAGCCCTCCACCTAGTGTTGGATGGTCCAGTTCCCATAGAAGCCAAATACAAAGATGGCGCTTTCATTGGGACAAGAACATGACCCTCGCCGCCTAGCCTAGGTAGCCCCCTACTGCACAGGGGCACAAACACGTGTGCCTCCTTGCGGCCAACCTGCCGGTCACCTTGACGTCTTCTTGGTTCTTGCACTCTGTTCATTATGATGTACTGCCTTTCATTATGATTAATCTAGCTAACCGTTACAAGTAGGTGTTTGATTATTGGCATGATAATTAACGAAATGAAAGTACGCTGATGAACACATTGTTCAGTAGAGCGTGTAAATTTAGGATTTACTGGTTCAGTACTTTTCTGCAGTTGCACTTGTTTTATTCACTGTCTAAGCGGGTCATGTTTTGAAGCAATTACTTGGGCATGCAATGCAGGTGGTTCTGGATAACGGCCTCGTCTGGACGACCTTGCCGTCACCTTCACTTCCCCGTCCCTCGGTCGAGTAGAAGGTAAAACCAtgggttgtcggccatcgcgccGTTTTTTGATGTGGATGGCCTTCGTGCCTCccattgttgatgtgtcggcctttgTGCCGTGAATGTGGGTGTTGGCCATCGAGCcgattttttttgcaggttttggaaacctccccgtacaggggaggttctgccgaaatttttaacttatacCCTTTTTTTTTGCAGAGCAAAGGACGTCAAAGGAGCTTCAGAGTAGTCGATTGTCCTCGTCGGCGCTGCGACTCTCCACTgccccgactcgccactgccccgctacccTGTCTCCACCGCCACCTTAGGTATAAACAACCTCTACTCCTGTATCTTTGTCGTAGACTGCGTaaaccagttaggcgtctcccgtccgaaagagatacggttggaggcatGCAGATCACCGTGTGTatctgaccgtatctgtttcggattgtccacgttttttggacagcccgcgtatgcgtagatgaggtcagtttccatgctccgctccgatCGGagccagaatttcggcagcacctccccattgttctccgaatacacaaacttctttgcaggacgtgtattgggagaacatcggagaggtgctgccgaaattctgtctcggataggagcggagcatggaaactgacctcatctacgcatacgcgggtgggattaggatctatcctcacctattagacagtaggaacaccggcTAGGTGCAGTTGATGGTTACGTTACTCGGTGATGTATTTgtcaaaggatggaggaccgtcagtggatgtacacggggcgAAGAAGTCGAAACGATTACGACGTGGATTGGGTGAAGAGGACAGatgacttcttgaaacatgcatttggcgagGGTGTAGCTAAAgggcattctctagtttggtgtccgtgCAGCCACTGTGACAACAGGAGAAGGGTGGACAAGCagaccatgggtaaacatcttgtgtaccATGGTTATACGccgggctaccaccggtggatctaccatggtgaagccgatcgtatcagagaggaggtggtgagaccacgtctcgagccttttgatgatgatgctggggtagcagacatgatAGATGACGCTCACCAAgctcagttcgctgaaggacgtgacaaggaggagatggaggcaaacGTAGAagccttctacaaaatgttggactcggcgTCTAAACCCCTTCACGAGCATACAAatatttctcagctggatgccattgggcGTGTGATGGggctgaaggccgagttaaacctgagtcgagaaggcttcgataagatgttgactgtgtttggcaccatgctaccgaaGAACCACATTCTGCCCCCCAACTTGTACGAGTCAGAAAAACTCCTTCGTGCGCTCAAGATGCCATATGATAAGATACATTGTTGTCCAAAAGGGTGTGTCCTATtttggaaagaacacgagcatgtaaagtactgtccgaagtgtggatcctccagatacctagaggtAGTATCTGGTGATGGCCAAAAGGTGCAGCTTACGATCCCCGCGAGAGTCTTACGTCACCTTCCTTTCATAGCGAGGATCCAACGacttttcatgaccgaggaaactgcgaaacagatgacatggcacaagaatggcaagcGGTACAATCCAGACAAGATGGTTCATCCATCCGATGCTGAAGCATGGCAGTACTTTAATGATCGACATCCTGAGAAAGCAGCTgaggctcggaatgtacgtgTCGCCTTCGCAACAGATGGATTCAATCCTTATGGATTGATGTcttccccatacacatgttggcctgtGTTCACTATCCCTCTCAACCTCCCCCCTGGCATCGCCTTCCAACGACAGAACGTAtttttgtcgttgataattcctggacacccaggaagtaatatgggagtgttcatggagcctgtgattgacgAATTGATAAAAGCTTGGGGAGGgatatggacatacgaccgagctacaaggtCAAGCTTCAAAATGTACGTTTGGTATCACTACTCTCTGCATGatttcctggcgtatgggttattctgcgcctggtgtgttcacgggaagttcccgtgCCTAGTATGCAAGAAAGctgtgaggtttatttggttgaaaaagggtggcaagtattcgtcgttcgacaaacatcgtcaattcctcccttctgaacatccattcagacaagacatcaagaactttacaaaaggtgctgcagtgacagaccctaaacccCACATTAGTagtggtgccgaggttcatgctcagatagatgctctcgtgcccaacgaaggaggtggttttgtgggttatggtgaggaacatatgtggactcataagtccggcttgactaGGCtaccctatttcgatgaccttcttctgccacataacattgatgtaatgcacaccgaaaagaatatcgccgaggcactttgggcaactcTCATGAATACAGAGAAAtctaaggacaatgttaaggctagagtggacctggcgacgttgtgcgataggaaaaaacaagagatgcaacctcctagtggTCGAAACAAGAAGTGGAAAAAGCCTAAGGTGGATTTCGTCTTGAAAATAGATGCCAGGAGGgaagtacttcaatggatcaAGAACTTGATGTTCCCAGATGGCTATGCCGCtaatctgagcaggggagtgaacttaggcactttgcgagtcaacgggatgaagagtcatgactaccatatatggattgagcggcttctcccTGCAATGGTCCGAGgctacgtccctgagcatgtctggaaagtgttggcagagttgagctatttctttcgcctgctgtgtgctaaggagatatctcggaacaTCGCTATGGAATTGGAAAAGGTggcacctgtgttggtctgtaagctagagaagatcttcccacccggctttttcttgtcgatgcagcatctgatcgtGCACCTTCCCACTGAAGTACGTTTGGGGGGGCCTGTGCAGTTTCGTTGGTGCTTTCCAGTCGAGAGAGGACTAAAGACTgttcgcaagaaatgtacaaataaagccagaattgaggcttccgttGCAGAGGCATACCTGCGGGAGGAGGTGGCCTACTTCACAACGCtgtactacaagccgaaccttcctagcaatcaaaatccactccctcgttacaatgctgatgaaaatgaatcgaccctcggCCTTTTCCAAGGACAACTCGGTAGCACAAGTGGATCGACCGTTATGATCTTGACAAataaagagtggcgcagtatcatgttaTACGTGTTGAATAACGTTACTGAGGTGCAACctttcatcaagtaagttctcaatgatcTTGTTTCAATACGTCGTTACTATTCAACGTCCAACCCTATTGATTCTCGCTCcaacagggaatttgttcgtgaatccTGGCATGAACCtagggatcctaccccgcaggAACAAGACACCCTTCTATCGCGGGGCGCGGGAGCGgataggcctgatttcatttcttggtttaaacgaaaggtaatgtccaatttagcttgtACATTCGATATTcgaatataacgatctatcatgtttgagcttgcaggcccagaccgatTCGTCCATGAGTGATGAGTTGAAACAAGTTGCGAACGGCtgccaagctagggtgaagtcatttaccggaTATGACGTGAATGGTTATCGTTTCCACACAACAAGATACGAGCAAACCCGGCCCAAtcggaaaaccacaaatagcggagtttgtacgcctGGCACTGATGGTCTCGACTACCATGGAAGAGTTGAGGAGATCTACCAACTAGAATTTGATGGTgacaaacctcttaaacctgtcatgttcaaatgccattggttcaatCCTCGCGAAACGAGActgacccctcatcttgggctagtcgaggtGCGAGAAGATTCCGTTTATCCGGGAAAAGacatctacattgtggctcaacaggccgtgcaggtgtattacACGAGATATGCCAACCAAGCCAAACAGGAGCTtcagggttgggctattgtgcaccaggtttcTCCACACGGCAAACTACCAACCCCTAACGATGACGATTACAACTTTaacacaaacacatatgatggagagttctatcaggaAGATGGGCTACCGGGGACGCTTCAGATAGTCCTACCCGAGGccctcgaaatggaagtagacaacgaaacagttgatgacgaggacgatggagatgtggtgcaaaatgccaaggacatacaaatgcttgagcgattacttgtAGCAAGTGACGAGGACGATAACATAGAACCCTCGGATAGTGTTGCCTATTTGGATAATGTTgacagtgatgacgagacctataatcccaatcatgaagattattcgtaatacatgtaatactatgtcttgtttatttattttcatttatattttgtttatttattttcagtCTCTAATATGTGTACTAacaagtcttgttcattcttcgtGCGTGCAGGTGATTGATCAAAGATGGCGAGTAGCCGGCCACGACGTGACACACCCTCGGCTTACGCGAGGAGGCCGccggaggagggggaggcaggcGAGGGACAGTTGCAGGAGGCAGCGGGAGGACGAGGGACAACGGCAAGAGGCCgcgggaggagggggaggcagacGACAGGAGGCAGTGGTAGGAGGCAGCGGACTCAGCCCCCTGAGCCCGTGCCaccgacggaggaggaggaggaggtcgaggAGGAGCAGGGTGCGGCGCCCGAggacgagggaggcgaggcgtcgGGTGTCTACCAGCGAGGCCCGGCGAAGCTCCCTTCGTTTCCGCTTCCTCAGAACCGTCTAGTGCTTCGCCCTGTGCCGCCCAAGTAAGTAAATATAAAtgatatcacaactacttcatatgatatgtttgaaatcgaaagagaaactgataaattttcttcttACTTGTGCAGGGCTTGGGAGGTGTTGTCAGGTACTCCTCTGCGCTCTCCCGCGACCGTCTTGGGTGTGTTGTGTCGGAAGTGGTTCCCCGGCATTGTGGAGTTGCCGTCGGAGGCCCGAGAGCCAGCCTACACGTGGGAGAGGTACGCCCTGGGCGAGGACGACcagtaccgcaacaagcaggagcggataCTTGCTGAGTTTTGGGTAAGTTCCTCTCGCACAACATTAATCAATCCTTCACATTGAATTCTATTTTTTTTCAAATAACGATTGGATATATCATCTTTTATGCAGAGGTTTTTCAGGGCCGAAGAAGGAACCGAGGGCCTCGCTGATCATGTGGCGCATGCAGCCTGTAGGAAGTATGTCACCGACATGTTTTATGAGGCgcgcgtccaggcccacatagactactacgcgTCGGCTCGTAGAATGACAGTCACCAAGAGGGAGGCTCGACAGATGACgctgacccaggagcagtaccttgaggtacatGAATAACATTGATATTGTTttgtttttgaattaaatatgttcaatttcatcttcataTATGTCAAACACTCGTTGacatgtaggtgattccctggtggtgccgagcgCATGCCGATGCCTGGACAATGATCGTGGCTAGGTGGTTTACGCCGGCCTACATAGAGAAGCACGAGTCTCAGCGGGCACTGCGTATGCTCAGGCCAGCTgccactcaccatcaaggcagcaggAGTCTCCCCGGATTCAAATcggcatatgtaagtgatttttCTTCTATTTAGTTTC is part of the Miscanthus floridulus cultivar M001 unplaced genomic scaffold, ASM1932011v1 fs_365_5, whole genome shotgun sequence genome and encodes:
- the LOC136531527 gene encoding uncharacterized protein yields the protein MEDRQWMYTGRRSRNDYDVDWVKRTDDFLKHAFGEGVAKGHSLVWCPCSHCDNRRRVDKQTMGKHLVYHGYTPGYHRWIYHGEADRIREEVVRPRLEPFDDDAGVADMIDDAHQAQFAEGRDKEEMEANVEAFYKMLDSASKPLHEHTNISQLDAIGRVMGLKAELNLSREGFDKMLTVFGTMLPKNHILPPNLYESEKLLRALKMPYDKIHCCPKGCVLFWKEHEHVKYCPKCGSSRYLEVVSGDGQKVQLTIPARVLRHLPFIARIQRLFMTEETAKQMTWHKNGKRYNPDKMVHPSDAEAWQYFNDRHPEKAAEARNVRVAFATDGFNPYGLMSSPYTCWPVFTIPLNLPPGIAFQRQNVFLSLIIPGHPGSNMGVFMEPVIDELIKAWGGIWTYDRATRSSFKMYVWYHYSLHDFLAYGLFCAWCVHGKFPCLVCKKAVRFIWLKKGGKYSSFDKHRQFLPSEHPFRQDIKNFTKGAAVTDPKPHISSGAEVHAQIDALVPNEGGGFVGYGEEHMWTHKSGLTRLPYFDDLLLPHNIDVMHTEKNIAEALWATLMNTEKSKDNVKARVDLATLCDRKKQEMQPPSGRNKKWKKPKVDFVLKIDARREVLQWIKNLMFPDGYAANLSRGVNLGTLRVNGMKSHDYHIWIERLLPAMVRGYVPEHVWKVLAELSYFFRLLCAKEISRNIAMELEKVAPVLVCKLEKIFPPGFFLSMQHLIVHLPTEVRLGGPVQFRWCFPVERGLKTVRKKCTNKARIEASVAEAYLREEVAYFTTLYYKPNLPSNQNPLPRYNADENESTLGLFQGQLGSTSGSTVMILTNKEWRSIMLYVLNNVTEVQPFIKEFVRESWHEPRDPTPQEQDTLLSRGAGADRPDFISWFKRKAVQVYYTRYANQAKQELQGWAIVHQVSPHGKLPTPNDDDYNFNTNTYDGEFYQEDGLPGTLQIVLPEALEMEVDNETVDDEDDGDVVQNAKDIQMLERLLVASDEDDNIEPSDSVAYLDNVDSDDETYNPNHEDYS